One genomic segment of Microaerobacter geothermalis includes these proteins:
- a CDS encoding GspE/PulE family protein: MDKTPNIDHILKDAVEKRASDVHIEPSDEKIMIRIRIDGMLFPYETYSRNAHSALISKLKVLGGMDIGERRRPQDGGFSRNIGDIHLDIRISTIPTIQGEKMVLRLLRKDSYYKEIQQLGLEKEECEQFLHLLSQPYGMILVTGPTGSGKTTTLYAALQHLRNRQVNITTLEDPVEYRMDGVNQIQVNPKAGVTFSAGLRSILRQDPDIIMLGEIRDKETADIALRAALTGHLVLATLHTKDCVTAIFRLIDMGIEPFLVSSALTGIVAQRLIRRSCLHCVQYEKKMELCPVCHGTGYHGRKAVFELLPIDEDLERLINQSSSIKSIRDYSEKKGVITLKKRVMDLVDKEITTYSEYKRVVFTHVE, from the coding sequence ATGGATAAAACACCCAATATTGATCATATATTGAAGGATGCCGTTGAAAAGAGGGCAAGTGATGTTCACATCGAGCCTTCTGACGAAAAAATAATGATTCGAATCAGGATTGATGGGATGCTTTTTCCCTATGAAACCTATTCAAGGAATGCCCACTCTGCTTTAATCTCTAAACTAAAGGTACTGGGTGGAATGGATATAGGGGAGAGAAGAAGACCTCAGGACGGCGGTTTTTCTAGAAATATTGGTGACATCCATTTGGATATCCGCATTTCTACAATCCCCACTATCCAAGGAGAAAAAATGGTGTTAAGACTGTTAAGGAAGGATAGTTATTATAAAGAGATACAACAGCTGGGATTGGAAAAAGAGGAATGTGAGCAATTTCTCCATCTCTTGTCCCAACCCTATGGAATGATTCTGGTCACCGGACCCACGGGTTCAGGAAAAACAACCACGTTGTATGCTGCGCTTCAGCATTTAAGGAACAGACAGGTAAATATTACAACTCTTGAAGATCCAGTGGAATACCGAATGGACGGAGTGAATCAAATTCAAGTAAACCCCAAAGCCGGTGTTACTTTTTCTGCAGGCCTTCGCTCTATACTAAGGCAGGACCCGGATATCATTATGCTGGGTGAGATTCGGGACAAGGAAACCGCAGACATTGCACTTCGTGCTGCATTAACCGGACATTTGGTTCTCGCTACACTTCATACTAAAGATTGTGTCACTGCCATTTTTCGCCTGATCGATATGGGAATTGAGCCCTTTCTCGTATCTTCTGCGCTGACAGGGATTGTTGCTCAGCGTCTTATACGGCGGTCTTGTTTGCATTGTGTTCAATATGAAAAGAAAATGGAGCTTTGTCCTGTGTGCCATGGAACCGGATATCATGGTCGGAAGGCTGTCTTTGAACTGCTTCCCATTGATGAAGACTTGGAACGGTTGATCAACCAAAGTTCATCGATAAAATCTATAAGGGACTATTCGGAGAAAAAGGGAGTCATTACTTTGAAAAAAAGAGTCATGGATTTGGTAGATAAAGAGATAACCACGTATTCCGAATATAAGAGGGTGGTGTTTACCCATGTGGAATAA
- a CDS encoding universal stress protein — translation MFKHILVAYDGSILSQKALEMALTLAGQNEGKVTILHVIREIGMPQYLVDEYSISHINFEELARKEGERLLQEAENFCKRLNGKVPYELKLLVGDPAKTICQSAESSDVQMIVMGSRGLGTLKGFMLGSVSHKVTQLAKCPVFIVK, via the coding sequence TTGTTCAAACATATCCTGGTTGCCTATGATGGATCTATCTTGAGCCAAAAAGCTTTAGAAATGGCGTTAACTTTAGCAGGGCAAAATGAAGGAAAAGTAACCATTCTCCACGTGATTAGAGAGATTGGCATGCCCCAATACCTTGTAGATGAATACTCCATCAGTCATATTAATTTTGAAGAGTTGGCGCGAAAAGAAGGGGAAAGGCTTTTACAAGAGGCAGAAAATTTCTGTAAAAGGTTGAATGGGAAGGTGCCTTATGAATTAAAGCTGCTTGTAGGTGATCCGGCAAAAACCATCTGTCAATCAGCGGAATCTTCCGACGTTCAAATGATTGTGATGGGAAGCAGGGGATTAGGTACTTTAAAAGGATTTATGTTAGGCAGCGTAAGCCATAAGGTTACTCAACTGGCTAAATGTCCGGTATTCATCGTCAAATGA